The genomic region TCAGAACTGAATTACCAAAAACGAATGTCGGCAAGATCTTAAGAAGAACGTTAAAAGAAGAGGAATTGGAGCGTACAAAAAAGGCGTTACATTAATCTTTACGTAATATGTATAATTGAAATGATAAAAAGTCATTCTACTTTTGGTAGAGTGACTTTTGTTTTAATATAGGTAGTATGGAAAACCAAAAAGAATGGGTGAGTATAAAAATGGACGCACCGTTTTATACTAATGGAAATCAATCGGAAGAAACTGAGCATCTTTGGTTTCTTTTTCATGGATACGGACAACTGGCAGAGCACTTTATGAGACGCTTTGATATCGTTGATCCAAAAAAACATCATGTAGTTGCATTACAAGGCTTATCTAGGTTCTATTTAGACAATAAGTATGAAAAAATTGGAGCTTCTTGGATGACTCGAATGGAAAGAGAAAAGGACATTATTCATCAGAAAAGATATATTGATGAAGTGTATTATGACCGCCTTTTCAATACTAAAGCATTTGATGTGAAGAAAAACTTTTTTGCTTTCTCTCAAGGGGGAGCAACACTGATGCGATGGTTAAAAAATACTCAGCCAGAAGTGGATTCGATTGTCATGTGGGGAGCTGATTTTCCACATGAACTGAGTCCCGAAGACTTTTCTTTTCTAAATGAAGAAGTCAACCTCATTTATGTAATTGGAGAGAATGATCCTTTTCTTGAAATGATCAAGTTAGAAAGGATTAAAAAACTATTGAATGATTTAACTTGTAATACAGAAATTGTTACCTTTAAAGGAGGACATCATGTACACCGTGAGACACTTCAGAAAATAATAAACAAACTATATAGTAAATGAACTCACTCTTAAATAGAAATACGTTCTTTGTAAAAGAACATGTTGGGATGTTTAAAGCAGCGAACAACTACGACATCTACGATCCAGAAACCAATCAAATTATCCTTGAATGTAGAGAAGATAACCTAGGCTTTTTTACTAAAATCTTAAGATTTACAGATTATAAAACACTTACTCCATTTGAAGTGGAGATAAGAACACCACAAGGAGAAAAAGTACTAACAGTAAAGAGAGGAGTATCCCTTTGGCTATCAAAAGTTGAAGTATTCGATGAAAGAGATCAGTTAGTAGGATATTTCAAGCAAAGATTCTTCAGTATTGGAGGTAAGTTCGAAGTTTTTGATCCAAATGATGTATCACTTTGTATGTTGAAAGGAAAGTGGACTAGTTGGGATTTCAGATTTGTTAAAGATGATTTCGAATTTGCTCATGTATCTAAAGAGTTTGCAGGTATCATGAAAGAAATGTTTACTACTGCAGATAACTATGCTTTAGAAATCAATCCAGAAGTACCAGAAAACCATCCATTACGATTATTAATACTTGGTGCAGTTATGTGTATCGATATGGTATTAAAAGAAAGGTAATTAATCGTTATTGTACTTGTCCCACATTTTTGTTTCACGCAGTAGAAGCTTCTCAAACTTGTCAGGTTGAGGAGCTTTTATTGTTTGACGCTCCTCGTAGATAGGATGAATAAATGAAATCTCTACTGAAGATAGGAATAGTCCTTTGCCCTCAATGATATTTCCTTCTTCTCCATACTCTTTATCACCTACAATAGGGTGCCCGATGGACTGCATATGTCTTCTGAGCTGGTGTGTTCTTCCTGTATGTGGAGATAATTCTACAATAGAAAGGTATTCAGATCTTAAAGAAGGAATATATGAAATACGGGAATATGAACTATGACAAGCTTTGTCATCTAATGGAATCTTAATGTCTCCATCCTTTTCAATTTTTCCCATAACGACAGCATGGTACTTTTTCTTTATGATTTTGTCTTCAAATTGTTGTCCGAGACTTATTCTAGCTTTTCTTGTTTTGGCAATCAGTAAAACACCTGATGTCGGAGCATCTAAACGATGGCAGGGTTTAGGCCAGGGCATCGCATCGATAACATCACTAGGCTGTAAATTATATTGTAAAGCGTTTTCAATGGTTTTAAACTGATTTCCACTAACAGGAATACCGGCAGGTTTATAGACTACAGCTAAGTATTCATCTTCAAAAAGTACTTTTAGCTCTAATTTAAATTCTTTTGGAGGTGTAGCTTTTTCTTCAAGAATCTCTATGTTCTGTTGATCAATAGCCCACTCAGCTCCAGTAATTGGAGTACCATCCAATAGGACACGTTTGTCTCTTAACGCTTTTTTTAAACCATTCCTTGAAGAGATGACATTACTATTTGATAATACGTAGTCAAATAAACGTATAGGTTGATCATCTAATAACTGAATAATTATATTTTCAAGGATATTTTTTGCCATGGTAAATCAATGTGGATCTGAAAACAATATCACAAAACTAAGAACTAAATAGTATTTGATATCTTAAAAAAATGAATTTATTATCGAATAATCATTTACAACTTCAGAATTGAATACAATAAAATTGTTATCAAAGCATTTTGTTTTATTGAAATAATACAACCAATTATGCTTTCAATGATGTAAAGTTAAGAATAAAGATGATTTTCGAGATTTTTTCCTTAGTAGACCCTACATCTTGGAACTTTTAAGTTTGAAATTTCCTGCATAGATTATTATTACCCAAAACAAGTGACTACTATGAAAAACCTAATTACCCATACGATTCTTATTGCATGCCTATTCTTTTGCCACACCACTAATGCATTAACTTATTATTCTACAGGTTCTGGAACTTTCCGAGCTGACGATATGTGGTCGTTAACCACTAATGGTGAAGTCAAATTAACTATTGATTTTGATACAGACCAGTCTGCACATACGTTTGTTATTCAAGCGACTCATTCTTTTCCTTTTCCTTCATTTGATACATCTATTGGAAATCTAATTGTTCAAGGTAACCTTAATTCTGCACCTACAGCAGGAGTAACATTTAATGTAGCTGATTTAATAGTTACGTCAGGAGGATTTGTATATCTAAATGGAAGTAAATCAATTAATTTTAATGTTGATAATGTTTTTATCAATGATGGTAGTTTCTTCTTCTTGAACAATACCTCTATAGTTTTCAACCAAGCTAATTCAACATCCTATTTTTTCAATAATTCAAGTTTTTTTAATATCGCAGCAGCAGTTATTTCGAGTAGTACTATCCTGAACTATAATTCTGCTGATAATGGAACCTTAGTTTTAAGAGCAGATGAAACAATATC from Flammeovirga agarivorans harbors:
- a CDS encoding alpha/beta hydrolase, which encodes MENQKEWVSIKMDAPFYTNGNQSEETEHLWFLFHGYGQLAEHFMRRFDIVDPKKHHVVALQGLSRFYLDNKYEKIGASWMTRMEREKDIIHQKRYIDEVYYDRLFNTKAFDVKKNFFAFSQGGATLMRWLKNTQPEVDSIVMWGADFPHELSPEDFSFLNEEVNLIYVIGENDPFLEMIKLERIKKLLNDLTCNTEIVTFKGGHHVHRETLQKIINKLYSK
- a CDS encoding phospholipid scramblase-related protein, which codes for MNSLLNRNTFFVKEHVGMFKAANNYDIYDPETNQIILECREDNLGFFTKILRFTDYKTLTPFEVEIRTPQGEKVLTVKRGVSLWLSKVEVFDERDQLVGYFKQRFFSIGGKFEVFDPNDVSLCMLKGKWTSWDFRFVKDDFEFAHVSKEFAGIMKEMFTTADNYALEINPEVPENHPLRLLILGAVMCIDMVLKER
- a CDS encoding RluA family pseudouridine synthase; this translates as MAKNILENIIIQLLDDQPIRLFDYVLSNSNVISSRNGLKKALRDKRVLLDGTPITGAEWAIDQQNIEILEEKATPPKEFKLELKVLFEDEYLAVVYKPAGIPVSGNQFKTIENALQYNLQPSDVIDAMPWPKPCHRLDAPTSGVLLIAKTRKARISLGQQFEDKIIKKKYHAVVMGKIEKDGDIKIPLDDKACHSSYSRISYIPSLRSEYLSIVELSPHTGRTHQLRRHMQSIGHPIVGDKEYGEEGNIIEGKGLFLSSVEISFIHPIYEERQTIKAPQPDKFEKLLLRETKMWDKYNND